The genomic DNA CGCCGCCCCGCTCGACCTCGTCGCCTCCTCCGGGTACGCGGCCCACATCTACGACACGTCCGTCGCCGACGAGCTCAAGGACGGCACGAAGGACGCCGGCACCGGCCCGTACACGATCGACACCTGGCAGAAGGGCAAGGAGACCGAGCTCACGCTGAAGGCGTTCGACGACTACTGGGGCGGCTGGAAGCCCGAGCAGTACCGGAAGGTGAGCTTCCGGGTCACGCCGGAGATCACCACCGCCTGGCAGCTCCTGCAGAAGGGCGAGGTCACCTTCGTCCCCCGGCTCAACCCGCAGCTGTTCGAGCAGGCCGGCACGACCGAGGGCGTGCGCATCTCGCAGAAGCCGTCCTTCCAGAACCTCCTGCTGCTGCCCAACACCGCCTCCGGTCCCATGAAGGACGTCAAGATCCGGCAGGCGCTCCAGCTCGCCATCGACTACGACGGCCTGGTCGCGGCCCTGAAGGGCGCCGGGAGCAAAGCCTCCGGTCTGGTGCCCCAGGGTCTGCTCGGCCACGTCTCGGGGATGGAGCCCAAGCAGGACCTCGCCAGGGCGCAGGAACTGCTGAACGCCGCCGGTTACGGTCCCGACCTGGAGGAGCTCAAGCTCACGCTCACCTACGCCCAGGGCGACGAGGACCAGAAGCTGCTGGTCACGCTGCTCAGCTCGACGCTCAAGAAGCTCAACGTGACGCTGCAGGCCAAGCCGATGGCCTGGAACGCCCAGTGGGACCTCGGCAAGAAGCAGGGCCAGGACATCTTCGTCATGTACTGGTATCCGGACTATCCGGACGCCTACTCGTGGTTCCTCAACGTCTTCAGGAGCGCGGACAAGCCGCAGTTCAACCTGTCGTACCTGAAGAACCCCGGCATCGACCGGGCCATCGACGCGCTGCCGCAGCTCACGGCCACCGACGTGCTCGCCGCCGACCGGGCCTACGCCGACCTGCAGAAGAAGATCCTGCAGGATGAGGCGGCCGTGGCGGTGCCGTACGTGCAGACCTACCAGCGCGCGCTGTCGGCGGGCGTCGAGGGGTACGCCGACAACCCCGCCTATCCCAACGTGGTCTTCTTCCACGACCTCAAGCCCGCCGGCTGAGGCGGGCAGGTCATGCCGCGTCACGT from Nonomuraea muscovyensis includes the following:
- a CDS encoding ABC transporter substrate-binding protein, which translates into the protein MRWHKRLLVAGAVGAVAMAASACAGGQVRGAGGTPPPSTTTSQSPAAAQANDATFVYAPNLDVVTDWDPASSYSNEIIAMANIYEGLTRYNAEAGKPEPRLATEWTSAAGGKEWTFKLRQGVKFHTGAPMDAEAAKKAIERTIKVNAGAAYIWGSVQTIEAVDAATLKFTLKYAAPLDLVASSGYAAHIYDTSVADELKDGTKDAGTGPYTIDTWQKGKETELTLKAFDDYWGGWKPEQYRKVSFRVTPEITTAWQLLQKGEVTFVPRLNPQLFEQAGTTEGVRISQKPSFQNLLLLPNTASGPMKDVKIRQALQLAIDYDGLVAALKGAGSKASGLVPQGLLGHVSGMEPKQDLARAQELLNAAGYGPDLEELKLTLTYAQGDEDQKLLVTLLSSTLKKLNVTLQAKPMAWNAQWDLGKKQGQDIFVMYWYPDYPDAYSWFLNVFRSADKPQFNLSYLKNPGIDRAIDALPQLTATDVLAADRAYADLQKKILQDEAAVAVPYVQTYQRALSAGVEGYADNPAYPNVVFFHDLKPAG